GGAAAGATCCTGCTGCTTCAGTTCAATTTCATTTTTCAGCGCTTTGATTCTTCTGAGATGATCTTCAAGTATATTCCTGTTTTTTTCCAGATTCCTCAAGTTTCTGGCAGACTGGAGTCCCTTCAGTTCTCTTTCTATCAGCTGCAGAGAAGGCTCCAGTCTGTTTTTAATATCAGCATTGTACCTTTCGGTGTTTTCCAAAACTGTCCTGAGTTCTCTCTTTTCATCCGAGAGATTCTGTTCCAGAATTGCTATTTCTTCCGCAAGAGATTGAATCTCCTTCCGGTTCTCCAGTATAAGGCTCCTGTCCTTTTGCAGATCCCTCAGGTTCTTTTCAAGTTCCGCAGCATTTGACTCCAATGCTGCCAGTTCATTTTCATATATTTCTGCATCATCGAGTTTCTTCGACAGGGTTTTCAGTTCAGCCTGCTGAGCCTCCAGTTCCACGGATTTTAACCTTTTATGCTCCAGCAAACTTTCAAGGTCCTGGCGAAAGCCGTTAAGCCTCAACTCAGCTTCCCGGAACTCCGAGAGCTCCTTCTCCATCACATCAATCTCTGCCTCAAGAGATGCGATTTCGCCTTTAGCCGGTTTTCTGCCTTCAGGGGTCCAGTATTTTCTGTATTCGGTTTCAAGTCTCCTGAGAAACGTCTCTTCGGCATCAGATTTGACAGCAAGATTAACCAGCCCCTGTATACCATGCTTTACTCCTTCATTCCATTCACTCTGTGGAACTGCCCCGTCTGACTGAAGATACCAGAGGGCCTGTGCAAGACCGCGATTTTCAGGTTTTGCGGTGCCTTTCAGAGACGTTTCACCTCCAAGTATCTTCCTTAGTTTCATATCAGAAGTGTCGCCATCATCGTTCATGACCCACGTTCCATTGATTTCGGTATAGAACTCACTGATGGGATCCTGCAAAAAGCGTTTGTGGATCCTGTATCGTTTCTGACCTGATGTGAAAATCATCCATGCTTCAGGGCCAAGGGAACTGCCCAGCGGCTGTGCAAGTCTTATTTCCTCACTCTTTGTATTGTGCCTGTCAAACATCAATCTGGTCATAATTTCGAAAAGTGTGGATTTGCCGGCCTCATTTCTTCCTACTATCAGATTAATTCTCGGGTCGAATCGGAATGTATGCAACTTCCTGTATGAACGCCAGTTGCAAACAGCGATCTCCTCAATTATCAGAAATTTCCCTCCTTTGAAAGACGTTTCAGCAGAGACATGGCCTCAAGAACAGCCTGCTTGTCTGTGTTGGCATAGTTCACATAACCGTCGGGTGTTTTTCCCTCAGAAAGTGCGTGGAGCAGAGCAGCCATATCGGACATGAGGCCCGGCGGCAAATTATCAGTTGAACCTACAGGCTGAAGCATTGATTCCTCCGGCCAGTCTACATACAGTGCGTTTTCCATCAATTCCGAACGCAGGGATGAGAGAGAACGGAATGCATCGTCTGGAATATTCTCGTCAAGTCTGACAGAAATACGAAGAAGCTGTGAGCTTAATTGAGCATCGGAAAATATCCTGGAACGCATCCTTTCCACGTCGGTTTCATCACTTACGAAGACATCATGCTCAAACCATTTGAGCTGCCCCACACGTCTTCTTTCAATTTTGGGCTGATCCTGAGCCTTTCCTATGTCAACAATGACGATATTCCCTGCGTCTGATTCTCCAAATGTTGTTTGCTCGTGGGTACCGGAATAGACTGTCCTGCCGCTTGCCCGAAAACTGTGCCAGTCGCCGAGTGCAAGATAATCGAGACCAGAGATGTCAGCTCGGTCGGCAGGTATTGGAAAGTTGACTGAATCAGATACTGTCCTGAGGGAGCCATGCGCTATGCCTATTCTGATGCATTCATCCTTTTTCCTTTCTGGTATCCAGTAAGTAGGATCCCTGCTGCTCAGTTTCTGGGAAACAGGGCAAGGATAGACGAAAGTGCCCTCAACAACCTCCTTCTCGGCCTCTTCTGCCATCAGCGTGATATGTTTTCCGGCGTGCTTCCACGCCCCCCTGTCCCAAACGCCTCCTGCCAACAGGGGATCATGATTCCCCGGAAGTATCAGAACGGGGACGGGTGAAAATCCGTTGAGTATATCAATGGTATATCTGACGACCGAGTCGTCGACATTGTGGTTGTCGAACGTATCACCGGAAATAATTACAAAGTCGACCTTTTCACTCTTTGCGATATTTGCTATGAGCGAAGCTGTCTGATACCTCTTTTTTCTGACCTCGCCTGCTTTCTCTCCTATCTGTACCGCCTTGAGACCCATATGCCAGTCTGAAGTATGAAGCATCCTCACCATAGGTGCATCACTTACCTCTGCCGTCACAGCGACAAAACTCTCGGCCTTCCAGCTTTCGATGAAACATTGAACTGAGCCGGACAAGTGAGTAATTTTTCAGATATTATTAATTTGGCAGGGGCATATCGAAAGCCGCTTTGATTCGATTTGAACTGTTTCGGGCGTTTCCAGAGCCGCAGAGATTATGCCTACGTTCAGTTTTCAGCAGTACCAAATCATATCCTCGGCGGGGCGCAACAAAATTGTCTGCGGGCTCGCCGGGATTCGAACCCGGGTCGCTGGTTCCGAAGACCAGCAGGATGATCCTGACTACCCTACGAGCCCCGTTCACCGTTAGCTTCAACACATTCAAAAAACTATCATAAGAAAAACCAATATAGAGAAAACAATTAATGCACGTAGCCATTTTTGCGACCGGAGAACGAGGGCTGGTGGTCTAGTGGTTATGACGTCGCGCTTACATCCTGTGGTAGGAAACGCGGAGGTCGGCGGTTCAATTCCGCCTCAGCCCACTTATCCTCAGGCAGGTACGGACTGTTTACCGAAAAGATGATGCCGCCAGACGGTCTTTGGCATTAAATCAAATTTACCGCAAAACCTGTCAAAAATCCGGCGAATATTCCGATGTACGCAAGATTGCGCAATTTTCTGTCCCTGTCAGAAAAAAGCGATTTTATCATAGGCAGAATGACATACATGATAGTCCCCATTGCCAGACCATCAAACAAGAGCCCGATGAGTTTCAAATTGAAGTAATAGCCGAACGCACCTCCAATGATGTCTGGCACACCGCCTATTAGAAGCAGCCCGATAATCTGCCTTTCTCTGTTTTTCAGGTTTCCGAGAAATGGAGATGAGATAGGAAAGCCTTCAGTCATGTTCTGCAATATGAAGCCGAGAAGTATCACCGTAGCGGCGCCGCTGAGGCCTATGAGTGCACCCGTGGAGCCAAAGACAAGACCTTCAGTCAGATTCTGAAAACCTATCCCGAGAGCCATAAGCAGGGCAGTCCTTGAAGCCGTCAGTCCTTCCTTGGATCTGTTCTCCATAAGATAGAGTATGCCGAAGCCAGCGGCAAATGAAAGAATGAAAATAACATCTGCAACCGGACTGCTGCCATAGCCGTAAAGTGCACCATTGTAGATGACAGGAGTGGCATTGGAGAAAATATCCGCAAGAAGGAACATCAGTATGCCGATAGCACCTGCATTAAGAAGCTTCAAAATCTCTGCCCCGGTTCCGCTCCTGAGGACTACGGGTATCGACAGGTAAATAGAAAATCC
This genomic interval from Candidatus Sysuiplasma jiujiangense contains the following:
- a CDS encoding DNA repair exonuclease, producing MSGSVQCFIESWKAESFVAVTAEVSDAPMVRMLHTSDWHMGLKAVQIGEKAGEVRKKRYQTASLIANIAKSEKVDFVIISGDTFDNHNVDDSVVRYTIDILNGFSPVPVLILPGNHDPLLAGGVWDRGAWKHAGKHITLMAEEAEKEVVEGTFVYPCPVSQKLSSRDPTYWIPERKKDECIRIGIAHGSLRTVSDSVNFPIPADRADISGLDYLALGDWHSFRASGRTVYSGTHEQTTFGESDAGNIVIVDIGKAQDQPKIERRRVGQLKWFEHDVFVSDETDVERMRSRIFSDAQLSSQLLRISVRLDENIPDDAFRSLSSLRSELMENALYVDWPEESMLQPVGSTDNLPPGLMSDMAALLHALSEGKTPDGYVNYANTDKQAVLEAMSLLKRLSKEGNF